In one Andrena cerasifolii isolate SP2316 chromosome 2, iyAndCera1_principal, whole genome shotgun sequence genomic region, the following are encoded:
- the Rplp1 gene encoding ribosomal protein LP1 isoform X2, translated as MTNKAELACVYSALILVDDDVAVTGEKIQTILKAANVDVESYWPGLFAKALEGVNVKELITNIGSGVGAAPAAAPTAAAPASAEAAPAKEEKKKEESEEESDDDMGFGLFD; from the exons ATGACTAACAAGGCTGAACTCGCTTGCGTTTATTCCGCATTGATCCTGGTCGACGACGACGTTGCTGTAACT GgcgaaaaaattcaaacaattttgaAAGCGGCTAAtgtcgatgtggaatcttacTGGCCTGGACTTTTTGCTAAAGCGCTTGAAGGCGTCAACGTGAAAGAACTTATAACAAACATTGGCTCAGGTGTTGGAGCTGCACCAGCAGCAG CACCAACCGCTGCCGCACCTGCTAGTGCAGAAGCTGCACCAgctaaagaagaaaagaaaaaggaagaatcCGAGGAAGAATCGGATGACGACATGGGCTTCG GTTTGTTCGATTAA
- the Rplp1 gene encoding ribosomal protein LP1 isoform X1 has product MTNKAELACVYSALILVDDDVAVTGEKIQTILKAANVDVESYWPGLFAKALEGVNVKELITNIGSGVGAAPAAGAPTAAAPASAEAAPAKEEKKKEESEEESDDDMGFGLFD; this is encoded by the exons ATGACTAACAAGGCTGAACTCGCTTGCGTTTATTCCGCATTGATCCTGGTCGACGACGACGTTGCTGTAACT GgcgaaaaaattcaaacaattttgaAAGCGGCTAAtgtcgatgtggaatcttacTGGCCTGGACTTTTTGCTAAAGCGCTTGAAGGCGTCAACGTGAAAGAACTTATAACAAACATTGGCTCAGGTGTTGGAGCTGCACCAGCAGCAGGTG CACCAACCGCTGCCGCACCTGCTAGTGCAGAAGCTGCACCAgctaaagaagaaaagaaaaaggaagaatcCGAGGAAGAATCGGATGACGACATGGGCTTCG GTTTGTTCGATTAA
- the LOC143366382 gene encoding uncharacterized protein LOC143366382, with protein MWDEVPLMLNVQYCAEKDKLVGRKDWGTNHTSKYAEHALVFMLRGIKTGWKTPVTYNFWTAQTTYEQLIHCIKEVVRAVTEADYILSLVKTSIKYPTLPGLLICIYSGSINILKLTGVFINYYAVLTYTSLPICYVHYICHQDNATNTDRIREPKGIKKYWTIFIDNVEFIPLYDAPHLLKCMRTNFLTKDVEIDFYRLRLKDEDRKFAAWDHVITAYKINAS; from the exons ATGTGGGATGAAGTGCCACTAATGCTGAATGTGCAATACTGTGCTGAAAAGGACAAACTTGTTGGTCGGAAGGATTGGGGCACAAATCACACCTCAAAGTATGCAGAGCATGCGCTGGTCTTCATGCTGCGAGGCATAAAAACCGGTTGGAAGACCCCGGTCACATACAATTTTTGGACTGCACAAACAACTTACGAGCAACTAATACATTGCATCAAGGAGGTTGTCCGAGCTGTTACTGAAGCCGATTATATACTGTCCTTAGTTAAAACTAGCATAAAGTACCCGACGTTGCCCGGGCTTCTCATATGTATTTATAGCGGtagcattaatattttaaaattaactggtgtcttcattaattattatgcAGTGCTCACttatacttcattacccatttgtTACGTTCATTACATCT GCCATCAAGACAATGCAACAAACACGGACAGAATTCGAGAGCCGAAAGGAATTAAAAAGTATTGGACGATCTTCATTGACAACGTTGAATTTATTCCGTTGTACGATGCTCCGCACTTGTTGAAGTGCATGCGGACCAATTTTTTGACCAAAGAtgtagaaattgatttttatcgACTACGTTTGAAGGATGAAGATAGAAAATTTGCAGCGTGGGACCACGTTATTACAGCATACAAAATCAATGCCAGCTAG